One region of Baekduia soli genomic DNA includes:
- a CDS encoding DNA polymerase domain-containing protein, whose translation MSSSDRIIFPATARTAALTKLDVVRYYLAVGDGIMRALSHRPTTLERWPKGVHPDIVVSTREKGGGDAFFQKRIPRGAPDYVQTSRIEFPSGRHADEVCPTEIAVVGWAAQMGTITFHPWPVRDTDVDHPDELRIDLDPQPGTDFDDAVRVAAEARALLEELGYAGFPKTSGGRGVHIYVRIEPRWTFTDVRHAAIAFGRELERRLPGQVTTKWWKEERGECIFVDYNQNARDRTIASAYSIRPKPGAPVSAPVTWDELPAVQPEDFTVATMPARFAEVGDRHGAIDYVHHSLQPLLDLYERDGAGEMPYPPDYPKMPGEPKRVQPSRDRDRPRD comes from the coding sequence GTGTCCAGCTCCGACCGCATCATCTTCCCGGCGACGGCGCGCACGGCCGCGCTCACGAAGCTCGACGTCGTGCGCTACTACCTCGCGGTCGGGGACGGCATCATGCGCGCGCTCTCGCACCGGCCGACCACGCTGGAGCGCTGGCCCAAGGGCGTGCACCCCGACATCGTCGTCTCCACGCGTGAGAAGGGCGGCGGCGACGCGTTCTTCCAGAAGCGGATCCCGCGCGGCGCGCCCGACTACGTACAGACCTCGCGGATCGAGTTCCCGTCGGGCCGGCACGCCGACGAGGTCTGCCCGACGGAGATCGCCGTCGTCGGCTGGGCGGCCCAGATGGGGACGATCACCTTCCACCCGTGGCCGGTCCGCGACACCGACGTCGACCACCCCGACGAGCTGCGCATCGACCTCGACCCGCAGCCGGGCACGGACTTCGACGACGCCGTCCGCGTCGCCGCCGAGGCACGCGCCCTGCTCGAGGAGCTCGGCTACGCCGGCTTCCCGAAGACCTCGGGCGGCCGCGGTGTCCACATCTACGTGCGCATCGAACCGCGGTGGACGTTCACCGACGTCCGCCACGCCGCGATCGCGTTCGGCCGCGAGCTCGAGCGCCGGCTGCCCGGGCAGGTCACGACGAAGTGGTGGAAGGAGGAGCGCGGCGAGTGCATCTTCGTCGACTACAACCAGAACGCGCGCGACCGCACGATCGCCTCGGCCTACAGCATCCGCCCCAAGCCGGGCGCGCCGGTCTCGGCGCCGGTGACCTGGGACGAGCTGCCGGCCGTGCAGCCCGAGGACTTCACCGTGGCCACGATGCCCGCGCGCTTCGCCGAGGTCGGCGACCGGCATGGCGCGATCGACTACGTGCACCACTCGCTGCAGCCGCTGCTCGACCTCTACGAGCGCGACGGGGCGGGGGAGATGCCCTACCCGCCCGACTACCCCAAGATGCCGGGCGAGCCCAAGCGCGTGCAGCCCTCGCGCGACCGCGACCGCCCGCGCGACTGA
- a CDS encoding AAA family ATPase: MYAPDGAQMLPYVPRVLMRHVGEPGRPSVHAVDASMVHVDVSGFTKLSERLAGIGPEGAEQLADAIGACFASLLEVAYAEGGGLLKFGGDALLLLFDGEGHAVRAARAALLMRRRLRTVGRIETPRAAVQLRMTVGVHSGLAHLFVVGTSHRELLVAGPAATTTLEVEEAARAGQVVVSHQTAAHLPARCLGPPCGPGRLLVREPPGEPGAFAPAPAPEISPERLAACVPVAVRRHVEAGPQTPEHRTVTTAFLHFAGVDGLIARTGAVGAAEALHELVERVQRAADDHDVCFLSSDSDRDGGKLILTAGAPRATGDDEERMLLTTRAIIEGDGPLAISIGLNRGRVFAGDIGPHYRRTYTVMGDAVNLAARLMARAPHGQVYATESVLDRSPTRFATMALEPFMVKGKSRPVSAWSVGHATSSVRRESPIADFPLVGRDRQIASLRDALGATEDGGGLLLEISGEAGMGKSRLVHELRGLAGDRPVLHATCEAYTSASPYSAWRELLRQLLGVGWEAPSDTVVAQLRMAVGASAPDLMPWLALLAIPLDVDVEPSREVRQLAPGFRTARLHEVVVAFLQARLDDGTIIEIEDVHHMDAESAELLASVAARIDAIGCLVAVTRRDTDAGYVAPADAVRLGVEPLAPHEALALAEEITGSAPLPPHRLDEIVARSAGNAQFLLDLLAAAGDGHDGPLPDSIEAAAMARLDRLAQTDRALVRHASVLPVSFHPRYLDAGYLGEIPVPDAAAWDRLSDVFVDDGDGYVRFRHPVVRDAAYEVLPFATRRRLHRVAGDRLEQELGDGADEAGGLLSLHFLAAGDHARAYRYARIAADRAAEHFAFAGASLLYRRALTAARSVQPPSTELAAIWESLATAYTRTGEPKRAMEALTAARRHAGADPVRRAQLLHHHGTVVVERAGRAARGASWFARGLRELDGLPGREATAVRARLVASMAQLRQRQGRSAEAVELSRQAIADAESAGEEAALAHALCVLDWALAFSGRPREPGHSERALEIYTRLNDADREAAVLNNMGGIAYLSGRWDEAVELYARAADASLRAGDTATAAFGDCNLAEVLIDQGHLKEAQRLLARARRVWAATGDEAGVAFATALLGRAAVRTGDHDGAQKLLAEATAHFRRLGAEDDATWADALMAEAHAFAFRAPEALTLARRVLRGRDGDGRVGPMLHRVRGYAFAQLARPADALDAFSTSLEHARAQQLDYDVAAAIDALEALGALIGRQGLVVPATRDELLLRLRVRALPVPPLEPAASGQGSAS, translated from the coding sequence GTGTACGCCCCGGACGGCGCGCAGATGCTGCCGTACGTGCCGCGGGTGCTCATGCGGCACGTCGGCGAGCCGGGCCGGCCGTCGGTGCACGCCGTCGATGCCTCGATGGTCCACGTCGACGTGTCGGGCTTCACGAAGCTCTCCGAGCGGCTCGCCGGGATCGGACCCGAGGGCGCCGAGCAGCTCGCCGACGCCATCGGGGCCTGCTTCGCGTCGCTGCTGGAGGTGGCCTACGCCGAGGGCGGCGGCCTGCTCAAGTTCGGCGGCGACGCGCTGCTGCTCCTGTTCGACGGCGAGGGCCATGCGGTGCGTGCGGCGCGGGCGGCGCTCCTCATGCGACGCCGGCTGCGGACCGTGGGCCGGATCGAGACCCCGCGCGCCGCGGTGCAGCTGCGCATGACGGTGGGGGTCCACAGCGGTCTGGCGCACCTGTTCGTCGTCGGCACCTCGCATCGCGAGCTGCTGGTCGCGGGCCCGGCGGCGACGACGACCCTGGAGGTCGAGGAGGCGGCGCGGGCGGGCCAGGTCGTGGTGAGCCACCAGACCGCAGCGCACCTGCCGGCGCGCTGCCTCGGCCCCCCGTGCGGCCCGGGCCGCCTGCTCGTCCGGGAGCCGCCCGGTGAGCCCGGCGCCTTCGCCCCGGCGCCCGCGCCGGAGATCTCCCCCGAGCGACTCGCCGCCTGCGTCCCGGTCGCGGTGCGCCGGCACGTCGAGGCCGGTCCCCAGACGCCCGAGCATCGCACGGTCACCACCGCGTTCCTGCACTTCGCGGGCGTGGACGGGCTTATCGCGCGTACGGGTGCCGTGGGCGCCGCCGAGGCGCTGCATGAGCTCGTCGAGCGCGTGCAGCGAGCGGCCGACGACCACGACGTGTGCTTCCTGAGCAGCGACAGCGATCGCGACGGCGGCAAGCTCATCCTCACCGCGGGGGCGCCGCGGGCCACCGGCGACGACGAGGAGCGGATGCTGCTGACGACCAGGGCGATCATCGAGGGCGACGGCCCCCTGGCGATCAGCATCGGCCTCAACCGCGGGCGGGTGTTCGCCGGCGACATCGGTCCCCACTACCGCCGCACCTACACGGTGATGGGCGACGCGGTCAACCTCGCGGCGCGGCTGATGGCGCGCGCGCCCCACGGGCAGGTCTACGCCACCGAGTCCGTCCTGGACCGGTCACCCACGCGCTTTGCGACGATGGCGCTCGAGCCGTTCATGGTGAAGGGCAAGTCGCGACCGGTCAGCGCCTGGTCGGTCGGGCACGCGACGAGCTCGGTGCGACGCGAGAGCCCGATCGCCGACTTCCCGCTCGTCGGCCGCGACCGGCAGATCGCAAGCCTGCGCGACGCGCTGGGCGCCACCGAGGACGGCGGCGGCCTCCTGCTCGAGATCTCCGGCGAGGCCGGGATGGGCAAGTCCCGCCTGGTGCACGAGCTGCGCGGCCTGGCCGGCGACCGGCCCGTGCTGCACGCCACGTGCGAGGCCTACACCTCGGCCTCGCCCTACAGCGCCTGGCGCGAGCTCCTGCGACAGCTGCTCGGCGTCGGGTGGGAGGCGCCGTCGGACACCGTCGTCGCCCAGCTGCGGATGGCGGTGGGCGCGAGCGCCCCGGACCTCATGCCGTGGCTCGCGCTGCTGGCGATCCCGCTCGACGTCGACGTCGAGCCGTCGAGGGAGGTCCGGCAGCTCGCCCCGGGCTTTCGAACGGCCCGGCTGCACGAGGTCGTCGTGGCCTTCCTGCAGGCCCGCCTCGATGACGGGACCATCATCGAGATCGAGGACGTCCATCACATGGACGCGGAGTCCGCCGAGCTGCTGGCCTCCGTGGCGGCCCGGATCGACGCGATCGGCTGCCTCGTGGCGGTCACGCGCCGCGACACCGACGCGGGCTACGTCGCGCCGGCCGACGCCGTCCGCCTCGGCGTCGAGCCGCTGGCGCCCCACGAGGCGCTCGCGCTTGCGGAGGAGATCACCGGCTCGGCGCCGCTCCCGCCGCATCGCCTCGACGAGATCGTGGCTCGCTCGGCGGGCAACGCGCAGTTTCTCCTCGACCTGCTGGCCGCCGCGGGTGACGGGCACGACGGGCCGCTGCCCGACAGCATCGAGGCGGCCGCCATGGCGCGGCTCGACCGCCTCGCCCAGACCGACCGTGCGCTCGTGCGCCACGCCTCGGTCCTACCGGTGAGCTTCCATCCGCGATATCTCGACGCGGGCTACCTCGGAGAGATCCCGGTCCCCGACGCCGCGGCCTGGGACCGGCTGTCGGACGTCTTCGTCGACGACGGCGACGGCTACGTGCGCTTCCGCCATCCGGTCGTGCGCGACGCCGCCTACGAGGTGCTGCCCTTCGCGACCCGCCGCCGCCTGCACCGCGTGGCCGGGGACCGGCTCGAGCAGGAGCTGGGCGACGGCGCCGACGAGGCCGGCGGCCTGCTCTCGCTGCACTTCCTGGCCGCAGGCGATCACGCGCGCGCCTATCGGTATGCCCGCATCGCCGCCGACCGCGCCGCCGAGCACTTCGCCTTCGCCGGTGCGTCGCTGCTCTACCGGCGCGCGCTGACCGCCGCGCGCTCGGTCCAGCCGCCCTCGACCGAGCTCGCCGCGATCTGGGAGTCGCTCGCCACCGCGTACACGCGCACCGGCGAGCCGAAGCGGGCGATGGAGGCGCTGACCGCCGCGCGCCGCCATGCCGGCGCCGACCCCGTCCGCCGTGCGCAGCTGCTGCACCACCATGGCACCGTGGTCGTCGAGCGCGCCGGGCGGGCGGCGCGTGGCGCGAGCTGGTTCGCACGCGGCCTGCGCGAGCTCGACGGCCTGCCGGGCCGGGAGGCCACCGCCGTGCGTGCACGGCTCGTGGCCTCGATGGCCCAGCTGCGCCAGCGCCAGGGCCGCAGCGCCGAGGCCGTCGAGCTGTCCCGGCAGGCCATCGCCGACGCCGAGTCTGCCGGCGAGGAGGCCGCGCTGGCGCATGCGCTGTGCGTGCTCGACTGGGCGCTGGCGTTCTCGGGCCGCCCGCGGGAGCCGGGGCACTCCGAGCGCGCGCTGGAGATCTACACCCGCCTCAACGACGCCGACCGCGAGGCGGCGGTGCTCAACAACATGGGCGGGATCGCCTACCTCTCGGGGCGCTGGGACGAGGCGGTCGAGCTCTACGCCCGCGCCGCCGACGCGAGCCTGCGCGCGGGCGACACCGCCACGGCGGCGTTCGGGGACTGCAACCTCGCCGAGGTGCTCATCGACCAGGGGCACCTGAAGGAGGCGCAGCGCCTGCTGGCGCGGGCGCGCCGTGTCTGGGCGGCGACCGGCGACGAGGCCGGGGTCGCGTTCGCGACCGCGCTGCTGGGGCGCGCGGCGGTGCGGACCGGGGACCACGACGGAGCGCAGAAGCTGCTGGCGGAGGCCACGGCGCACTTCCGGCGCCTCGGCGCCGAGGACGACGCCACGTGGGCCGATGCGCTGATGGCCGAGGCGCATGCGTTCGCCTTCCGGGCACCGGAGGCGCTGACGCTGGCGCGACGTGTCCTGCGCGGACGCGATGGAGACGGACGCGTCGGCCCCATGCTCCACCGGGTGCGCGGCTACGCGTTCGCGCAGCTCGCCCGCCCGGCCGACGCACTGGACGCGTTCAGCACCTCGCTGGAGCACGCCCGGGCCCAGCAGCTCGACTACGACGTGGCTGCCGCGATCGACGCGCTCGAGGCGCTCGGCGCGCTCATCGGCCGGCAGGGCCTCGTGGTCCCCGCCACGCGCGACGAGCTGCTGCTGCGCCTGCGGGTCCGGGCCCTGCCCGTGCCGCCACTGGAGCCCGCGGCGTCCGGGCAGGGCAGCGCCTCCTAG
- the treS gene encoding maltose alpha-D-glucosyltransferase, translating into MSQIDERTTGVVEEAEERQPSEITYDEQFYPARPRRLRPSARRALRNVIRSALSGSPDAGNESYVKWLVEQSMLWDAKQLAIQLSGQGSMWQNPFAHPDPRAAVERAAVWFTAYPLSFIARKGDSFLSGLANQELWAAFRDIGIDAVHTGPVKQAGGIKGWDLTPSVDGHFDRISMQMDPAFGTEDQFRALCAIAAEHDGTVIDDIVPGHTGKGADFRLAEMAYADYPGIYHMVSVAPEDWHLLPEVPAGRDSANLDAECEANLASAGYIIGRLQRVIFYETGVKETNWSATGMVTGIDGVDRRWVYLHYFKAGQPSINWLDPSFAGMRLVIGDALHALADLGSGALRLDANGFLGVEKSAEDLPAWSEGHPLSEAANHFIASMVRKMGGFSFQELNLTIDDIKTMSESGADLSYDFINRPAYHHALCLGDTEFLRLTMNLALELGVGSASLVHALQNHDELTHELVHFATRHKDDLFTFGGEEISGCDLSVRIRADLTDTLTGPHAPYNRRFTTNGIACTTASAISAVLGIADPDAMADEDVERVKQIHLLLAMYNALQPGVFALSGWDLTGMLTIDAAKVADLIADGDTRWINRGAHDLMGLNPEASGSEGGLPRARSLYGTLADQLGDPSSFAAGLRRIIDVRRRYGLPSGLQLDVPDVSHKALLVMVHRLGDDRLQVTVLNFGPEPVAGTVRSEHLLPGAEVIDMFTDEPVGVVDDLKSFSLELGGYDGVPLLLRVPPEPDEPAGDA; encoded by the coding sequence ATGAGCCAGATCGACGAACGCACGACCGGGGTGGTCGAGGAGGCCGAGGAGCGCCAGCCCTCCGAGATCACCTACGACGAGCAGTTCTACCCGGCCCGCCCGCGACGCCTGCGGCCGTCGGCCCGCCGTGCGCTGCGCAACGTCATCCGCTCGGCGCTGTCGGGCTCCCCCGACGCCGGCAACGAGTCCTACGTCAAGTGGCTCGTGGAGCAGTCCATGCTCTGGGACGCCAAGCAGCTCGCGATCCAGCTCTCGGGGCAGGGCAGCATGTGGCAGAACCCCTTCGCCCACCCCGATCCCCGGGCGGCCGTCGAGCGCGCGGCCGTGTGGTTCACCGCCTACCCGCTGTCGTTCATCGCGCGCAAGGGCGACAGCTTCCTGTCGGGCCTGGCCAACCAGGAGCTGTGGGCCGCCTTCCGCGACATCGGCATCGACGCCGTGCACACCGGCCCGGTCAAGCAGGCCGGCGGCATCAAGGGCTGGGACCTCACGCCGTCGGTCGACGGGCACTTCGACCGCATCAGCATGCAGATGGACCCGGCGTTCGGCACCGAGGACCAGTTCCGGGCGCTGTGCGCCATCGCCGCCGAGCACGACGGCACCGTCATCGACGACATCGTCCCGGGCCACACGGGCAAGGGCGCGGACTTCCGGCTGGCCGAGATGGCCTACGCCGACTACCCCGGCATCTACCACATGGTGTCGGTCGCCCCCGAGGACTGGCACCTGCTGCCGGAGGTCCCGGCGGGCCGCGACTCGGCCAACCTCGACGCCGAGTGCGAGGCCAACCTCGCCTCGGCCGGCTACATCATCGGCCGGCTGCAGCGGGTCATCTTCTACGAGACCGGCGTCAAGGAGACCAACTGGAGCGCCACCGGCATGGTCACCGGCATCGACGGGGTCGACCGCCGCTGGGTCTACCTGCACTACTTCAAGGCCGGGCAGCCGTCGATCAACTGGCTCGACCCGTCCTTCGCGGGCATGCGCCTGGTCATCGGCGACGCGCTGCACGCGCTGGCCGACCTCGGCTCGGGCGCCCTGCGGCTCGACGCCAACGGCTTCCTCGGGGTGGAGAAGAGCGCCGAGGACCTGCCGGCCTGGTCGGAGGGCCACCCGCTCTCGGAGGCGGCCAACCACTTCATCGCGTCCATGGTCCGCAAGATGGGCGGCTTCTCCTTCCAGGAGCTCAACCTGACCATCGACGACATCAAGACGATGTCGGAGTCCGGGGCCGACCTCTCCTACGACTTCATCAACCGCCCGGCCTACCACCACGCGCTGTGCCTGGGCGACACGGAGTTCCTGCGGCTGACGATGAACCTCGCGCTCGAGCTCGGCGTCGGCTCGGCGTCGCTCGTGCACGCGCTGCAGAACCACGACGAGCTGACCCACGAGCTCGTGCACTTCGCCACCCGCCACAAGGACGACCTGTTCACGTTCGGCGGCGAGGAGATCAGCGGGTGCGACCTCTCGGTGCGCATCCGCGCGGACCTCACCGACACGCTCACGGGCCCGCACGCCCCGTACAACCGGCGCTTCACGACCAACGGCATCGCCTGCACGACGGCCTCGGCGATCAGCGCCGTCCTGGGCATCGCCGATCCCGACGCGATGGCCGACGAGGACGTCGAGCGCGTCAAGCAGATCCACCTGCTGCTGGCCATGTACAACGCGCTGCAGCCCGGCGTGTTCGCCCTCTCGGGCTGGGACCTGACCGGCATGCTGACCATCGACGCCGCGAAGGTCGCCGACCTCATCGCCGACGGCGACACCCGCTGGATCAACCGCGGCGCCCACGACCTCATGGGCCTCAACCCCGAGGCCTCGGGCTCGGAGGGCGGGCTCCCGCGGGCCCGCAGCCTGTACGGCACGCTCGCCGACCAGCTAGGCGACCCGTCGTCGTTCGCCGCGGGCCTGCGGCGCATCATCGACGTCCGCCGGCGCTACGGGCTCCCGTCGGGCCTGCAGCTCGACGTCCCCGACGTGTCGCACAAGGCGCTGCTGGTCATGGTGCACCGCCTGGGCGACGACCGGCTGCAGGTCACCGTCCTGAACTTCGGGCCCGAGCCGGTGGCCGGCACCGTGCGCTCCGAGCACCTGCTGCCGGGCGCCGAGGTCATCGACATGTTCACCGACGAGCCCGTCGGCGTGGTCGACGACCTCAAGAGCTTCAGCCTGGAGCTCGGCGGCTACGACGGCGTGCCGCTGCTGCTGCGCGTGCCGCCCGAGCCCGACGAGCCCGCGGGCGACGCCTAG
- a CDS encoding LLM class flavin-dependent oxidoreductase → MRVALMIEGQEDVTWEDWVALAEACETFGIEALFRSDHYHDLSDDGPHERGALDAWGTITALAARTTTLRLGTMVSPASFRHPSVLGKLVTTADHVSGGRVEVGLGTGWSEVEHAAYGFPFLSMGERMDVLAEQLAILHDGHWGEGEGPFTFEGEHYAVRDLEARPRPVQRPHPPLILGGAAGPRAARLAARYADEYNTVDATPQQIGERAARIAAACTAAAREPIPFSVMATTLVAADEAGLRRRAAALAEWTGAPVDPAAPGPTWIAGTTAQVVARLRAHEELGVSRVFLQHLVHRDLETVELIGREIVPAVA, encoded by the coding sequence ATGCGCGTAGCCCTGATGATCGAAGGACAGGAGGACGTCACCTGGGAGGACTGGGTGGCCCTCGCGGAGGCCTGCGAGACGTTCGGCATCGAGGCGCTGTTCCGCTCCGACCACTACCACGACCTCTCGGACGACGGCCCGCACGAGCGCGGCGCGCTGGACGCCTGGGGGACGATCACCGCGCTGGCCGCCCGGACCACGACGCTGCGCCTGGGCACGATGGTCTCCCCCGCGAGCTTCCGCCACCCGTCCGTCCTGGGCAAGCTCGTCACGACCGCCGACCACGTCTCCGGCGGGCGCGTGGAGGTGGGGCTGGGCACGGGCTGGTCGGAGGTCGAGCACGCCGCCTACGGCTTCCCGTTCCTGTCGATGGGCGAGCGGATGGACGTGCTCGCCGAGCAGCTGGCGATCCTGCACGACGGCCACTGGGGCGAGGGCGAGGGCCCGTTCACGTTCGAAGGCGAGCACTACGCCGTGCGCGACCTCGAGGCGCGGCCGCGCCCCGTCCAGCGCCCGCACCCGCCGCTCATCCTGGGCGGCGCGGCGGGACCCCGCGCGGCGCGCCTGGCCGCCCGCTACGCCGACGAGTACAACACGGTCGACGCGACGCCGCAGCAGATCGGCGAGCGCGCGGCCCGCATCGCCGCGGCGTGCACCGCGGCGGCCCGCGAGCCCATCCCGTTCTCGGTGATGGCCACGACGCTCGTCGCCGCCGACGAGGCCGGCCTGCGCCGCCGCGCGGCCGCCCTGGCCGAGTGGACGGGCGCACCGGTCGACCCTGCCGCGCCGGGCCCGACGTGGATCGCCGGCACGACCGCGCAGGTCGTCGCGCGGCTGCGCGCCCACGAGGAGCTGGGGGTGTCCCGCGTCTTCCTGCAGCACCTCGTCCACCGCGACCTCGAGACCGTGGAGCTCATCGGCCGCGAGATCGTGCCGGCGGTGGCGTAG
- a CDS encoding class II 3-deoxy-7-phosphoheptulonate synthase, which yields MTWTVDVPASALPELPPLPPALAAALADALDRPAAQQPPWPDPEYVVRVRALLESVPPIAVPTEVDRLQQRLGDVARGNAFLLQGGDCAETFVDNTEEHLRGTIRTLLQMAVVLTYGTAMPVVKVGRIAGQYAKPRSSDTDAAGLPSYRGDMVNAIEATEEARRADPGRLVRAYANAAAAMNLTRAITGAGLADLHHLHEWNMDFVRQSNAGARYERVATEIERSLQFMSACGVDDSSLRTVDLFASHEMLVLDYERALLRLDGERLYLLSAHQLWIGDRTRQLDGAHVALAALLANPIGVKIGPSTTPGDAVALVERLDPARIDGRVTLVSRMGNGRVRDHLPPIVEAVTRAGHRVVWQCDPMHGNTEESPSGHKTRHFDKVMDEVEGFFEVHQQLGTHPGGIHIEHTGEDVTECLGGAQRISHSELGSRYDTACDPRLNTQQSLELAFLVVEMLRRTAP from the coding sequence ATGACCTGGACCGTCGACGTGCCGGCATCGGCGCTGCCCGAGCTCCCGCCGCTGCCTCCCGCGCTGGCCGCCGCGCTGGCCGACGCCCTGGACCGGCCGGCCGCCCAGCAGCCGCCCTGGCCCGATCCGGAGTACGTCGTGCGAGTCCGCGCGCTGCTGGAGAGCGTGCCGCCGATCGCGGTCCCCACGGAGGTCGACCGCCTGCAGCAGCGCCTGGGCGACGTCGCGCGCGGCAACGCGTTCCTCCTGCAGGGCGGCGACTGCGCCGAGACGTTCGTCGACAACACCGAGGAGCACCTGCGCGGCACGATCCGCACGCTGCTGCAGATGGCCGTCGTCCTCACCTACGGGACGGCGATGCCCGTCGTGAAGGTCGGCCGCATCGCCGGCCAGTACGCCAAGCCGCGCAGCTCGGACACCGACGCGGCCGGCCTGCCGTCCTACCGCGGCGACATGGTCAACGCCATCGAGGCGACCGAGGAGGCTCGGCGCGCCGACCCGGGCCGCCTCGTCCGCGCCTACGCCAACGCGGCGGCGGCGATGAACCTCACGCGAGCGATCACCGGCGCCGGGCTGGCCGACCTGCACCACCTGCACGAGTGGAACATGGACTTCGTCCGCCAGTCCAACGCGGGCGCGCGCTACGAGCGCGTCGCGACGGAGATCGAGCGCAGCCTGCAGTTCATGTCGGCCTGCGGCGTCGACGACAGCTCGCTGCGCACCGTCGACCTCTTCGCCAGCCACGAGATGCTGGTGCTCGACTACGAGCGCGCCCTGCTGCGCCTGGACGGCGAGCGCCTGTACCTGCTCTCGGCCCACCAGCTGTGGATCGGCGACCGCACGCGCCAGCTCGACGGCGCGCACGTCGCCCTCGCCGCGCTGCTGGCCAACCCGATCGGCGTGAAGATCGGGCCGTCGACGACGCCCGGCGACGCCGTCGCGCTCGTCGAGCGCCTGGACCCCGCGCGCATCGACGGCCGCGTGACGCTGGTGTCGCGCATGGGCAACGGCCGCGTCCGCGACCACCTGCCGCCGATCGTCGAGGCGGTGACGCGCGCCGGTCATCGTGTCGTCTGGCAGTGCGATCCCATGCACGGCAACACGGAGGAGTCGCCGAGCGGGCACAAGACCCGGCACTTCGACAAGGTCATGGACGAGGTCGAGGGGTTCTTCGAGGTCCACCAGCAGCTCGGCACCCACCCAGGTGGCATCCACATCGAGCACACCGGCGAGGACGTGACGGAGTGCCTCGGCGGCGCCCAGCGGATCTCCCACAGCGAGCTGGGCTCCCGCTACGACACGGCCTGCGACCCGCGCCTGAACACCCAGCAGTCGCTCGAGCTCGCGTTCCTGGTCGTGGAGATGCTGCGCCGGACGGCGCCCTAG
- a CDS encoding MFS transporter has translation MATTVIDLPLPPDAASPPPAPRTVSRLAWLGFAVVLAASVMDLLDATIAQTAAPAIRAELGGSYASIEWTTAAYTLAMATSLLLGGRLGDLFGRRRVLLVGMAAFVGASALCALAPSPDALIGARALQGATAAVMVPQCFGLIRELFGDEGQQRAFAVFGPVMGLAAVAGPLLGGGIVDLDLLGTGWRAIFLVNVPFGLAALALGHRVLPRSRPVAAGGRLDATSVLLAMAGGFALVYPLVEGRELGWPRWCVALPAVGVALLAGFSWAQARRAARGATTLVEPSVLRRRPYVCGLALVVCFIGAMGGMVLALNVMFQIGLGFSPLACGVATVAVPLAATGGSIASAVLVGRLGRTVLWIGLGTMAAGLLAVDLVLRAQGAGLSAWDLAAPLAVTGLGMGMIFMPMFDVILAGVEPHQLGSASGLLEAIQQLAMSLGIAIVGTVLFDVAGAGRGAAAFVGAADHALLVCLGLLAAAALTVVWLPRHARAAAH, from the coding sequence ATGGCCACCACCGTCATCGACCTGCCCCTCCCGCCGGACGCCGCGTCGCCTCCGCCCGCGCCGCGCACCGTCTCGCGCCTCGCCTGGCTCGGCTTCGCCGTCGTGCTGGCCGCCTCCGTCATGGACCTCCTGGACGCGACGATCGCCCAGACCGCCGCCCCCGCGATCCGCGCCGAGCTCGGCGGCTCCTACGCCTCGATCGAGTGGACGACCGCCGCCTACACGCTGGCGATGGCGACGTCGCTGTTGCTCGGTGGCCGCCTCGGCGACCTGTTCGGCCGCCGGCGCGTCCTGCTGGTCGGCATGGCGGCCTTCGTCGGCGCCTCGGCGCTGTGCGCGCTGGCGCCGTCGCCCGACGCCCTCATCGGCGCCCGCGCCCTGCAGGGCGCGACGGCCGCGGTCATGGTGCCGCAGTGCTTCGGGCTCATCCGCGAGCTCTTCGGCGACGAGGGCCAACAGCGGGCGTTCGCGGTCTTCGGCCCCGTCATGGGGCTCGCCGCCGTCGCCGGGCCGCTGCTCGGCGGCGGCATCGTCGACCTCGACCTGCTCGGAACGGGCTGGCGGGCGATCTTCCTCGTCAACGTCCCGTTCGGCCTGGCCGCGCTCGCGCTCGGCCACCGGGTGCTGCCGCGCAGCCGGCCCGTCGCCGCCGGCGGCCGCCTCGACGCCACCAGCGTGCTGCTGGCGATGGCCGGCGGCTTCGCGCTGGTCTACCCGCTCGTCGAGGGCCGCGAGCTCGGGTGGCCGCGGTGGTGCGTCGCGCTGCCCGCCGTCGGCGTGGCGCTGCTGGCCGGTTTCTCGTGGGCGCAGGCGCGTCGCGCCGCCCGCGGCGCGACGACGCTCGTCGAGCCGTCGGTGCTGCGCCGCCGTCCCTACGTGTGTGGCCTCGCGCTCGTCGTCTGCTTCATCGGCGCGATGGGCGGCATGGTCCTGGCGCTCAACGTGATGTTCCAGATCGGCCTGGGCTTCTCGCCGCTGGCCTGCGGCGTCGCGACGGTCGCGGTGCCGCTGGCGGCGACCGGCGGCTCGATCGCCTCGGCCGTCCTCGTCGGCCGGCTCGGGCGCACGGTGCTGTGGATCGGCCTCGGGACGATGGCGGCCGGGCTGCTCGCGGTCGACCTCGTGCTGCGCGCGCAGGGTGCCGGGCTCAGCGCCTGGGACCTTGCGGCGCCGCTGGCCGTCACCGGGCTGGGCATGGGCATGATCTTCATGCCGATGTTCGACGTCATCCTCGCGGGCGTCGAGCCCCACCAGCTCGGCTCGGCCTCCGGGCTGCTGGAGGCCATCCAGCAGCTGGCGATGTCGCTGGGGATCGCGATCGTCGGGACCGTCCTGTTCGACGTCGCCGGCGCGGGCCGCGGCGCCGCGGCGTTCGTCGGGGCCGCCGACCACGCGCTGCTGGTGTGCCTCGGGCTGCTGGCCGCGGCGGCGCTGACGGTGGTCTGGCTGCCGCGCCACGCCCGCGCGGCCGCACACTAG